In Ferviditalea candida, the DNA window ACGGCGAAACTGGCTGTGGCCGGTCATTGGGTATACGTTTATTTCCAGCCCGTATGGAAGCCGCACCGATCCGGTGACGGGCGAACCGGGAGCTTTTCATGACGGGATCGACATTCCCGCCCCTCGCGGCACTCCCGTTGCGGCGATTCAAAGCGGAACGGTGGCTCTAGTCAGCAGGAGCAATAGCGGGTACGGCCATCTCGTCCGCTTGCAGCATGACGGCGGTATCCAGAGCTTTTACGCCCATTTATCAGGTATCGGCGTCCGCCAAGGGCAGCAAGTGTTGCGGGGGGAGGTCATCGGGTGGGTGGGCAGCACGGGGAAATCGACGGGTCCCCATTTGCATTTCGGCATGTCGCAACACGGGCAGTCTGTCGATCCTCTGCTTTATTGGCCGGATTACAGCGAAGGGAGGTGAGAAGATGCTAACGCAAGTACTGCGGTTTCGCGAATGCGAGCATCGCGGAGATCTAAAAGCGTACGCCCGCGATGTGGCCCGCTGCGGCGGAACCGTGATCGGGGAGGAACTGGATGCAGCGGCTGAAAAGGGGTATCTTACCGTCAGCTTTGACAACGCGGAAGCTCTGGAGGCGTTCTGGGAAAGGTTCAGGCAAACGGATTCAGCGCCTTTCTGTTCTTAAGCGGGCAATAAAATAAAAGGCAAGAAGAAGCGGCTCTCGTTAAACGAGGGCTATTTGTTGTATTCAAAACCATAACGAGGAGCGGGGGGCCATGGGAAAACCGATTCAAAAAGTAGCTACGCGCGGCGTGCAAAATATGAACTTGCCTCCGGCGGTGATGAACCTGTTTTTTCAGAAAGCGGAGTCGTTTTTGCCGAAGCATGAGTTTCTCGTCTTTGAGCCGCAAGGCAACCGCATTGCAGTCAGCGACGGGGATGGCAAAAGGCTTGACGAACAGCAAATGACGCTGCCGGAGAAGGTATGGGTCAAAACGGATGATTACGGCGATTCGCTGGTCATTACGGCGCTGCTGCCTCGGGAGTATTGATTCGCGATTTAAAAAAACAGATCACGGCTGGCCGGTTTGTGGCGCGACCGTTTTTTTATGCTCTATTTTGTTTTTTTGCCGTTAGGGGAGGTGATTGGAATTCATACATGGGGTCCGTGTATCGATTTGTTTTGCGGCGCAGGCGGGTTATCCTGCGGCTTCGCACAAGCGGGCTTTGATATTCAGGTCGGGGTCGATGTGGATGCGTCCGCGCTGCTTACGTTTGGACGAAACCATCCGCAGGCGCGGGCGATCAAGGAAGACATCACCCGCCTGACGGGAGATAAGCTCCGGGAACTGGCGGGAAGCGGGAAGGTGCTGGGCATGATCGGCGGGCCGCCGTGCCAAGGTTATCCCGAAAAAATAGTTATCCCGAAGATCCTCAGTCAGAAGATAATAGGCCGTGTAGAACCGGCGATTGCCATCCAATGATCGAGAAAAACTTCGGGATAATATTTTTGTGGAAACTGCCCACTTATCATTCACCTTTATAATCATAGTAGCGGCGAGAACGCTCTCCCGACTCTATGGATTCAGAGGTGAATCAGTTGAAAGAGGTACTACTATCAACGCTGATCGAACAAACAAAAGCGGCAATCAACGTAGTCGGACTTAGTAAGAAGACATTGTCCAACTACGAATACGAAGGCTTCACCCCAATCGCTCGGTATTTTATTCAAGAGAACCAAAAGCAATATTGCAAGCAACTGGCTTTGCGTTTCGTGCTCTTGACACGCCAGCAGTACGATCAGAGGCTTACTTATCGGAGCAAGTATCAAAACATCCGAAAAGTAGCAACCATGTTGGAGGAATGCTATGAAACCGGCACAGTGAAATGGTCGTGTTTACCCAATTGGAGTGGCGAGCAATTAGGTCAACATTTCGTCGACATCCTATCCCAGTTTGTCACTGAGAAAACGGCTGAAGGCATTTACAGCACAGCAACCATAAAGCAATACAAAAGTAAGATCCTGCATTTTCTTTTGTATCTTGAACGAAACCGACATCAAGACTTTGCCAAAGTAACCCTCAAAGATGTCAATGATTATATTCCCGTCGCAGCAAAAACTCATCCCAACGGCATGGGAAATGTCATCTCAGCATTGCGTTCCTTTGGCTCATTCTTGAATGAGAAGCATTCAGACAGAATAGATATACTTCCTGTGCTCAGAACCATCATTCCGAAAAGACGAAAAGTACATGCTGGCTTTACTCTTGAGGAAGCAGGCCAAGTTCTTTCAGTGGTAGACAAGGAAACAGCCATCGGGAAAAGAGATTTCGCGATACTAACATTAGCGAAAAATACGGGTCTGCGTGCTGTCGATATCACGAATATAAAGTTTAATGATATCAATTGGCATAGGAGTGAATTCCGTATTGTTCAGCACAAAACAGGTCAGCCGTTGGTGTTACCCTTGGAGCCTGTCGTCGGGAATGCCATTGCTGACTACATTCTGCATGGCAGACCGGAATCTGAATCGCCCTATATATTTCTGCGTTCTTGCAGACCGTATGAAAAGCTTGATAATCGTTCAGCCAGCACGGTCGCTACGAGATATATCAAACGATCTGATGTTGCTACCAATGGAGTTCA includes these proteins:
- a CDS encoding DNA cytosine methyltransferase — its product is MIGIHTWGPCIDLFCGAGGLSCGFAQAGFDIQVGVDVDASALLTFGRNHPQARAIKEDITRLTGDKLRELAGSGKVLGMIGGPPCQGYPEKIVIPKILSQKIIGRVEPAIAIQ
- a CDS encoding tyrosine-type recombinase/integrase, encoding MKEVLLSTLIEQTKAAINVVGLSKKTLSNYEYEGFTPIARYFIQENQKQYCKQLALRFVLLTRQQYDQRLTYRSKYQNIRKVATMLEECYETGTVKWSCLPNWSGEQLGQHFVDILSQFVTEKTAEGIYSTATIKQYKSKILHFLLYLERNRHQDFAKVTLKDVNDYIPVAAKTHPNGMGNVISALRSFGSFLNEKHSDRIDILPVLRTIIPKRRKVHAGFTLEEAGQVLSVVDKETAIGKRDFAILTLAKNTGLRAVDITNIKFNDINWHRSEFRIVQHKTGQPLVLPLEPVVGNAIADYILHGRPESESPYIFLRSCRPYEKLDNRSASTVATRYIKRSDVATNGVQRKGMHSFRRSIGTRMLEAEIRLSIISEVLGHTHLDSAKPYLSTNEKQLRNCALGLSGIEVMKEELQ